One stretch of Thermococcus sp. 21S9 DNA includes these proteins:
- the cas5b gene encoding type I-B CRISPR-associated protein Cas5b: MIRVKLRAWTASFRYPTFQSGHQPTLPVPSPSTIQGILSAAKGEPVYLTELPYVGYVFRSEGKGLDLEKIYALGKVETDIMRREFLYNAELYLYLPDEWAEHFRRPRYQLLLGRSSDVATVEEIKEVRLEEREAPVGGTVLPVSLGVPGVVHALVVEYDYSVTPRKARLVRPFVVLPFPKGKAPRLKLPYDEELGVGVYLHRWRE, translated from the coding sequence ATGATACGGGTCAAACTGAGGGCGTGGACCGCTTCCTTCCGCTATCCCACCTTCCAATCGGGCCATCAGCCGACGCTACCGGTTCCTTCGCCCTCAACGATTCAGGGAATCCTCTCAGCTGCTAAAGGTGAGCCGGTCTATTTGACCGAGCTTCCTTACGTCGGCTACGTCTTCAGGAGCGAGGGCAAAGGCCTCGACCTCGAGAAAATCTACGCCCTCGGAAAGGTCGAGACGGACATAATGAGGCGCGAATTCCTCTACAACGCCGAGCTTTACCTCTACCTCCCTGACGAGTGGGCGGAGCACTTCAGAAGGCCAAGGTATCAGCTCCTCCTCGGCCGTTCGAGCGACGTGGCAACTGTTGAAGAGATAAAAGAGGTTCGCCTAGAGGAAAGGGAAGCACCCGTCGGCGGGACCGTTCTTCCAGTGAGTCTCGGAGTTCCCGGCGTCGTTCACGCCCTCGTCGTCGAGTACGACTATTCGGTAACGCCGAGGAAGGCAAGGCTCGTCAGGCCCTTCGTCGTCCTGCCGTTTCCAAAGGGCAAAGCGCCGAGGCTGAAGCTCCCCTACGACGAGGAACTTGGGGTCGGCGTTTACCTCCACAGGTGGCGCGAATGA